One segment of Drosophila ananassae strain 14024-0371.13 chromosome 3R, ASM1763931v2, whole genome shotgun sequence DNA contains the following:
- the LOC6497358 gene encoding uncharacterized protein LOC6497358 isoform X2, translating to MEQPLVVQAEYSFMGSNNDELCFQKGDIITVTQREDGGWWEGTLNDKTGWFPSNYVNECKGQLPLTETIRPPEEIQEYRSVVLKDLLDSERAHVAELQGLLENFLEPMQQTQILSQDEYAQLMCNFVEIVRTHEELLIQIEECNDRVGKLFLTSAPLMKKVHQAYCASHPKAIVILDKYKDELEKYMERQGAATPGLLVLTTGLSKPFRRLDKYSAMLQELERHMESSHPDRGDTQRSVAVYKDIAATCSATRRQKELELQVLTGPVRGWQGQELSTLGDIIHMGSVAVGADHRDRYFVLFPQTLLFLSVSQRMSAFIYEGKLPLTGIIVNRLEDTDAIKNAFEISSPLIDRIVAVCQGPNEANKWVELLNANNPTLPMGIKRQLSNLSNSSLGHLNASHMSPPTSHSMLLPPGVRPPTTPSNIPGSGNSGSNSHQGSPATNSMSQHKRSQSFNHHLSYNQYTPTQPPPHHLHPPQPPSLPSHLGPVVPRLSSAQTPSSKTAAPVTGSSMDGSPAAAALQAAAAAAAAQGPSARKGSTKANWTISCLRPTPPLRPSLLKATSGSGSGGSGGGGGGGSSSGNALASYCSGRKNQPTYEEDALVLRVFEAYCAAYQNSARNTIHSALQPWTPCLPIRGGKLKTSKTFSTSNPQLPIIAGNSPYLTQQQQQHHHLQQQQQQHLPHHHQSRQHSAGSLNSSFIWREASPNNFNLYSSSVSSSLNASPAQRYSLTGATIKDYQRALSEERATRKSLNRLKSGFGSGYDNVCTSPLLPRKNKPTPKLVAQQSYQRSSGNTTTIVKPNPSGHPGLYDRRLNRSFETTSTSNRYAGYGAGYLMNCGGALRTSTLQRSTPQLAGGERSDDSDVERELLRGNGAGGGLPGNLELNADGSKRQSGSWCCGLENEDMTPTLRQLWTAIRQMQQDMSQIKLQINEERALRAELQQLLMQHLETSSVSSGANTPKC from the exons ATGGAGCAGCCACTGGTGGTGCAGGCGGAGTACTCCTTCATGGGCAGCAACAACGACGAGCTGTGCTTCCAGAAAGGAGACATCATCACGGTCACCCAGCGCGAGGACGGCGGCTGGTGGGAGGGCACCCTCAACGACAAGACTGGCTGGTTCCCCAGCAACTATGTCAACGAATGCAAAGGCCAGCTACCGCTGACAGAGACCATCCGGCCGCCGGAGGAGATCCAGGAGTACCGCTCGGTCGTCCTCAAGGATCTCCTCGACTCGGAGCGGGCTCATGTGGCCGAGCTGCAGGGTCTGCTCGAGAATTTCCTGGAGCCCATGCAACAGACACAAAT ACTCAGCCAGGATGAGTATGCCCAGCTGATGTGCAACTTTGTGGAGATTGTTCGTACCCACGAGGAGCTGCTCATCCAGATCGAGGAGTGCAACGACCGGGTGGGCAAGCTATTCCTCACCAGTGCCCCCCTGATGAAGAAGGTGCACCAGGCCTATTGTGCCTCCCATCCCAAGGCAATAGTTATTCTGGACAAGTACAA AGACGAACTTGAAAAGTATATGGAAAGGCAGGGAGCAGCCACCCCAGGACTACTAGTGCTCACCACCGGCCTCTCGAAGCCCTTCCGCCGACTGGACAAGTACTCGGCCATGCTGCAAGAGCTGGAGCGGCACATGGAGAGCAGTCATCCGGATCGGGGCGACACCCAGCGCAGTGTGGCGGTCTACAAGGACATAGCAGCCACCTGCTCGGCCACTCGCAGGCAGAAGGAGCTCGAGCTGCAGGTGCTGACCGGGCCAGTGCGTGGCTGGCAGGGTCAGGAGCTGAGCACCCTTGGCGACATCATCCACATGGGCAGTGTGGCGGTGGGAGCTGACCACCGGGATCGCTACTTTGTGCTCTTCCCCCAGACCTTGCTATTCCTGAGCGTCAGCCAGCGCATGAGTGCCTTCATTTATGAG GGCAAACTTCCTCTGACTGGGATTATAGTGAACCGCCTGGAGGACACGGATGCCATCAAGAATGCTTTCGAGATCAGCAGCCCCTTGATAGACCGCATCGTGGCCGTCTGCCAGGGACCCAACGAGGCCAACAAGTGGGTGGAGCTGCTCAACGCCAACAATCCCACCCTGCCGATGGGCATCAAGCGGCAGCTGAGCAACCTGAGCAACTCCTCGCTGGGCCACCTGAACGCCTCCCAC ATGTCACCACCAACGAGCCACAGCATGTTGCTGCCACCGGGCGTCCGTCCTCCAACGACGCCATCGAACATACCGGGAAGCGGCAACAGCGGGAGCAACAGCCACCAGGGCTCCCCGGCCACCAACTCGATGTCACAACACAAACGGAGCCAGTCGTTCAACCACCATCTCAGCTACAATCAGTACACGCCCACTCAGCCTCCACCACATCATCTGCatccaccacaaccaccaAGTCTACCAAGTCATCTGGGGCCGGTCGTCCCCAGATTAAGTTCAGCCCAGACACCAAGCAGCAAGACAGCAGCTCCAGTCACGGGGTCATCCATGGACGGCAGtccggcggcggcggcgcttcaggcagcagcagcagcggcagcggcacaGGGGCCAAGCGCAAGGAAAGGAAGCACAAAGG CTAACTGGACCATCAGTTGCCTGCGTCCCACGCCGCCGTTGCGGCCCAGTTTGTTGAAGGCCACCAGCGGCTCGGGGAGTGGCGGCAGCggaggtggcggcggcggtggcagcAGCTCCGGCAATGCCCTGGCCAGCTACTGCAGCGGAAGGAAGAACCAGCCCACCTACGAGGAGGACGCCCTGGTGCTGAGGGTCTTCGAGGCGTACTGTGCCGCCTACCAGAACAGCGCCCGGAACACCATCCACTCGG CCTTGCAACCCTGGACTCCGTGTCTGCCCATCCGCGGTGGCAAGCTGAAAACGAGCAAAACCTTCTCGACCTCCAATCCCCAGCTGCCGATTATAGCCGGCAACTCACCCTACCTcactcagcagcagcagcagcaccaccacctccagcagcagcaacagcaacacctgCCGCACCACCATCAGTCCCGTCAACACTCTGCCGGCAGCCTGAACTCCTCCTTCATTTGGCGCGAGGCCAGTCCCAACAATTTCAATCTGTACTCCAGCTCGGTTTCGTCTTCGCTGAACGCCTCGCCTGCCCAGAGGTACTCCCTCACAGGCGCCACCATCAAGGACTACCAGCGTGCCTTGTCCGAGGAGAGGGCCACCCGGAAGTCCCTGAACCGCCTGAAGAGCGGCTTCGGTTCAGGCTACGACAATGTCTGCACTTCTCCGCTGCTGCCCCGGAAAAATAAGCCCACCCCGAAGCTGGTGGCCCAGCAGAGCTATCAGAGATCCTCGGGAAATACCACCACCATAGTCAAGCCGAACCCCTCAGGACACCCTGGACTATACGATAGGCGACTGAACCGCTCCTTCGAAACCACATCCACCTCAAATCGCTATGCCGGCTACGGAGCGGGATACCTGATGAACTGCGGCGGAGCGCTGAGGACCAGCACGCTCCAGAGGAGCACACCCCAGTTGGCGGGCGGAGAGCGGTCGGATGACAGCGATGTGGAGCGGGAACTGCTACGAGGAAATGGAGCCGGAGGAGGCCTACCAGGAAATCTGGAGCTAAATGCCGACGGAAGCAAGCGACAGTCGGGCAGCTGGTGTTGCG GCCTGGAAAACGAGGACATGACACCCACACTGCGACAGCTCTGGACGGCCATCCGGCAGATGCAGCAGGACATGTCCCAGATCAAGCTCCAGATCAACGAGGAGCGAGCCCTCAGGGCGGAACTCCAGCAGCTCCTGATGCAGCACCTGGAGACAAGCAGTGTGAGCAGCGGAGCCAACACTCCCAAGTGCTGA
- the LOC6498185 gene encoding uncharacterized protein LOC6498185, which yields MSTKSMASNCSCSLLRLCLFVLLILPAALQAIRIPKNSSSNNVATASTSATSADNNAKAGSKYEIRGVAGEPNYRSVNLTWEVEFVPAAHDTDSSSTNTDSHSKSGSSSTTGQVNVTNMSVDVEPPRAFQIFYCEMQNYGPQRCRVKLVNGTAAAVSQEESQNEEENQELHDPLSPQIQHFATAVDNLRMATRYSFHIRPAAQRRLQASGTRSSNARSEFHDENEIESGSGHLPGQSIIIPTKGFSAHATQCLPHASEIEVETGPYFGGRIVVDGGNCGVKGDPSDSADKYTMRIDHKECGSLVKPETNTVETFITVQENLGIFTHSTRRFVVVCSYQSGMQTVRASFTVPGKNGVAAAYEPNDPFEPDDDQRLGRELRQMRYVNKSELVLREPNSQPEAESVEEAAVVQETQPPSTEQTATLRGQGRALNLNEVQHNVAVAVAEDEEPAEGNHLEPVVGTKYAKLVVDQAHSSWMPLEAGSPPLGGDNEDEAILRYIGSHLSSVLVTVSLSVIIISICIVLLQRQRIRSPHRSGAPSMANHLPHKTLPRALQHQQYQCTL from the exons ATGTCAACGAAATCGATGGCATCCAATTGCAGCTGTAGCCTGTTGCGGCTGTGCCTGTTCGTGTTGCTGATACTGCCGGCAGCATTGCAGGCAATTCGAATCCCCaagaacagcagcagcaacaatgtAGCAACAGCATCGACATCGGCAACATCTGCTGACAACAATGCCAAGGCTGGTAGCAAATATG AGATACGCGGCGTTGCCGGTGAACCAAATTACAGATCGGTGAATCTGACCTGGGAAGTTGAATTCGTGCCGGCGGCCCATGACACAGATTCGAGCTCTACCAACACCGATTCCCACTCCAAATCGGGATCCAGCTCCACCACGGGCCAGGTGAATGTGACAAATATGAGCGTCGATGTGGAACCGCCCCGGGCTTTTCAGATCTTCTACTGTGAAATGCAGAACTACGGTCCCCAGCGGTGTCGCGTCAAATTGGTGAACGGAACTGCTGCTGCAGTGTCCCAGGAGGAAAGCCAGAACGAGGAAGAGAATCAGGAGTTACACGATCCCTTAAG TCCACAGATCCAGCACTTTGCCACTGCCGTGGATAACCTGCGGATGGCCACCAGATACAGTTTCCACATCCGCCCGGCGGCTCAAAGACGCCTACAGGCGAGCGGTACCCGAAGCTCCAATGCCCGTTCCGAGTTCCATGACGAAAATGAAATCGAAAGTGGATCCGGCCACCTGCCAGGCCAGAGCATAATCATTCCCACCAAAGGCT TCTCCGCGCATGCCACCCAATGCCTGCCACATGCCTCAGAAATTGAGGTGGAAACGGGTCCATACTTTGGAGGTCGCATTGTTGTCGATGGTGGCAACTGCGGGGTCAAAGGTGATCCCAGTGACTCTGCCGATAAGTATACGATGAGAATCGATCATAAAGAATGCGGCAGTTTGGTGAAGCCAGAAACGAACACGGTGGAGACATTCATTACGGTGCAGGAGAACTTGGGGATCTTTACACACAGCACGCGACG CTTTGTTGTAGTTTGCAGCTATCAGTCTGGAATGCAGACCGTCCGCGCCAGCTTCACTGTGCCTGGCAAGAACGGAGTGGCCGCCGCCTACGAACCCAACGATCCCTTCGAGCCCGACGATGACCAACGACTGGGCAGGGAACTCCGCCAGATGCGCTACGTCAACAAAAGCGAACTGGTGCTCCGGGAGCCGAATTCCCAGCCGGAAGCCGAGTCCGTGGAAGAAGCAGCTGTGGTGCAGGAAACTCAACCGCCAAGTACTGAGCAGACTGCCACACTCCGGGGACAGGGCCGAGCTCTGAACCTCAATGAAGTGCAGCACAATGTGGCCGTGGCCGTTGCCGAGGACGAGGAGCCGGCGGAGGGCAACCATCTAGAGCCGGTGGTGGGCACCAAGTACGCCAAACTGGTTGTGGACCAGGCCCACAGTTCATGGATGCCGCTGGAGGCGGGTTCGCCACCGCTCGGTGGCGACAACGAGGATGAAG CTATCCTGCGTTATATTGGCTCCCATCTGAGCAGCGTGCTGGTAACCGTTTCGCTATCTGTGATAATCATCAGCATTTGCATCGTATTGCTGCAACGCCAGCGGATCCGCTCGCCCCACCGCAGCGGCGCCCCCTCCATGGCCAACCACCTGCCGCACAAGACGCTGCCGCGTGCTCTGCAGCATCAGCAGTATCAATGCACCTTGTAG
- the LOC6497358 gene encoding rho guanine nucleotide exchange factor 7 isoform X3 produces MEQPLVVQAEYSFMGSNNDELCFQKGDIITVTQREDGGWWEGTLNDKTGWFPSNYVNECKGQLPLTETIRPPEEIQEYRSVVLKDLLDSERAHVAELQGLLENFLEPMQQTQILSQDEYAQLMCNFVEIVRTHEELLIQIEECNDRVGKLFLTSAPLMKKVHQAYCASHPKAIVILDKYKDELEKYMERQGAATPGLLVLTTGLSKPFRRLDKYSAMLQELERHMESSHPDRGDTQRSVAVYKDIAATCSATRRQKELELQVLTGPVRGWQGQELSTLGDIIHMGSVAVGADHRDRYFVLFPQTLLFLSVSQRMSAFIYEGKLPLTGIIVNRLEDTDAIKNAFEISSPLIDRIVAVCQGPNEANKWVELLNANNPTLPMGIKRQLSNLSNSSLGHLNASHMSPPTSHSMLLPPGVRPPTTPSNIPGSGNSGSNSHQGSPATNSMSQHKRSQSFNHHLSYNQYTPTQPPPHHLHPPQPPSLPSHLGPVVPRLSSAQTPSSKTAAPVTGSSMDGSPAAAALQAAAAAAAAQGPSARKGSTKANWTISCLRPTPPLRPSLLKATSGSGSGGSGGGGGGGSSSGNALASYCSGRKNQPTYEEDALVLRVFEAYCAAYQNSARNTIHSGLENEDMTPTLRQLWTAIRQMQQDMSQIKLQINEERALRAELQQLLMQHLETSSVSSGANTPKC; encoded by the exons ATGGAGCAGCCACTGGTGGTGCAGGCGGAGTACTCCTTCATGGGCAGCAACAACGACGAGCTGTGCTTCCAGAAAGGAGACATCATCACGGTCACCCAGCGCGAGGACGGCGGCTGGTGGGAGGGCACCCTCAACGACAAGACTGGCTGGTTCCCCAGCAACTATGTCAACGAATGCAAAGGCCAGCTACCGCTGACAGAGACCATCCGGCCGCCGGAGGAGATCCAGGAGTACCGCTCGGTCGTCCTCAAGGATCTCCTCGACTCGGAGCGGGCTCATGTGGCCGAGCTGCAGGGTCTGCTCGAGAATTTCCTGGAGCCCATGCAACAGACACAAAT ACTCAGCCAGGATGAGTATGCCCAGCTGATGTGCAACTTTGTGGAGATTGTTCGTACCCACGAGGAGCTGCTCATCCAGATCGAGGAGTGCAACGACCGGGTGGGCAAGCTATTCCTCACCAGTGCCCCCCTGATGAAGAAGGTGCACCAGGCCTATTGTGCCTCCCATCCCAAGGCAATAGTTATTCTGGACAAGTACAA AGACGAACTTGAAAAGTATATGGAAAGGCAGGGAGCAGCCACCCCAGGACTACTAGTGCTCACCACCGGCCTCTCGAAGCCCTTCCGCCGACTGGACAAGTACTCGGCCATGCTGCAAGAGCTGGAGCGGCACATGGAGAGCAGTCATCCGGATCGGGGCGACACCCAGCGCAGTGTGGCGGTCTACAAGGACATAGCAGCCACCTGCTCGGCCACTCGCAGGCAGAAGGAGCTCGAGCTGCAGGTGCTGACCGGGCCAGTGCGTGGCTGGCAGGGTCAGGAGCTGAGCACCCTTGGCGACATCATCCACATGGGCAGTGTGGCGGTGGGAGCTGACCACCGGGATCGCTACTTTGTGCTCTTCCCCCAGACCTTGCTATTCCTGAGCGTCAGCCAGCGCATGAGTGCCTTCATTTATGAG GGCAAACTTCCTCTGACTGGGATTATAGTGAACCGCCTGGAGGACACGGATGCCATCAAGAATGCTTTCGAGATCAGCAGCCCCTTGATAGACCGCATCGTGGCCGTCTGCCAGGGACCCAACGAGGCCAACAAGTGGGTGGAGCTGCTCAACGCCAACAATCCCACCCTGCCGATGGGCATCAAGCGGCAGCTGAGCAACCTGAGCAACTCCTCGCTGGGCCACCTGAACGCCTCCCAC ATGTCACCACCAACGAGCCACAGCATGTTGCTGCCACCGGGCGTCCGTCCTCCAACGACGCCATCGAACATACCGGGAAGCGGCAACAGCGGGAGCAACAGCCACCAGGGCTCCCCGGCCACCAACTCGATGTCACAACACAAACGGAGCCAGTCGTTCAACCACCATCTCAGCTACAATCAGTACACGCCCACTCAGCCTCCACCACATCATCTGCatccaccacaaccaccaAGTCTACCAAGTCATCTGGGGCCGGTCGTCCCCAGATTAAGTTCAGCCCAGACACCAAGCAGCAAGACAGCAGCTCCAGTCACGGGGTCATCCATGGACGGCAGtccggcggcggcggcgcttcaggcagcagcagcagcggcagcggcacaGGGGCCAAGCGCAAGGAAAGGAAGCACAAAGG CTAACTGGACCATCAGTTGCCTGCGTCCCACGCCGCCGTTGCGGCCCAGTTTGTTGAAGGCCACCAGCGGCTCGGGGAGTGGCGGCAGCggaggtggcggcggcggtggcagcAGCTCCGGCAATGCCCTGGCCAGCTACTGCAGCGGAAGGAAGAACCAGCCCACCTACGAGGAGGACGCCCTGGTGCTGAGGGTCTTCGAGGCGTACTGTGCCGCCTACCAGAACAGCGCCCGGAACACCATCCACTCGG GCCTGGAAAACGAGGACATGACACCCACACTGCGACAGCTCTGGACGGCCATCCGGCAGATGCAGCAGGACATGTCCCAGATCAAGCTCCAGATCAACGAGGAGCGAGCCCTCAGGGCGGAACTCCAGCAGCTCCTGATGCAGCACCTGGAGACAAGCAGTGTGAGCAGCGGAGCCAACACTCCCAAGTGCTGA
- the LOC6497358 gene encoding uncharacterized protein LOC6497358 isoform X1 — translation MEQPLVVQAEYSFMGSNNDELCFQKGDIITVTQREDGGWWEGTLNDKTGWFPSNYVNECKGQLPLTETIRPPEEIQEYRSVVLKDLLDSERAHVAELQGLLENFLEPMQQTQILSQDEYAQLMCNFVEIVRTHEELLIQIEECNDRVGKLFLTSAPLMKKVHQAYCASHPKAIVILDKYKDELEKYMERQGAATPGLLVLTTGLSKPFRRLDKYSAMLQELERHMESSHPDRGDTQRSVAVYKDIAATCSATRRQKELELQVLTGPVRGWQGQELSTLGDIIHMGSVAVGADHRDRYFVLFPQTLLFLSVSQRMSAFIYEGKLPLTGIIVNRLEDTDAIKNAFEISSPLIDRIVAVCQGPNEANKWVELLNANNPTLPMGIKRQLSNLSNSSLGHLNASHLSQHLDSRGYCTRFSLCAYYSSPPGQVPPLRLTLPPKNYPPTAPYANLSAHFARLVKGGGLRSAIVKMLLYPQARQSIDLKRIALRKKRCHKAAAKLKNLNGNQESGQSELERQDAIELPTDSESYEDDFEDGDFLHSCDSDPFEYVQFYQNKRNDSMCNSTGTFVDHGTGARRHCSSINLIKLDSLDTDEVLAQNELKKESLVIGSKALRALAHKSLNRNSSVHTSTATLELGTGGSITNCVEEFSLQQQSSDASSMYAARLGGAFTACENLASMPDDLSREPGVPEPAHPLPPSPTERHSMPSIFVGNRFNVSKNTEVYVPTWRDRQDMQNQSVDAGQLEEEEELHSSSMDLPAACRSAPDKLQAELLYNYDEVMQNPLKLQREATPFQGHNLNSDKRVSHKSDSPSTGNPKPDSSAAVRSSSTTELCIETNSKKRNPPPERSRDSIRRCISYQFLQMSNRPGPPPPPPRRDKDLHLDTKCRCCESSQCPSPRSSDSGMAGSCTITSPDPPNPESYFPLTETGQDMLDNVEPERFDVCGMFREKFLTPEATQDEEVEPPDEQAEHQQLPEEPTTPTNRKEDSPCISTAQVQVNSRSIFLPSSSSMDETHRNPHTNDLLFSSSSTDRLGQQETFRSGMYAHWWKKERLPPEVVRGIAHAYNKSLTSKDSKDSGSVCSSCYCSLGASGYSEGALYCSICADFYSGSTTSTTNTTTTTASSCCPLCSEDEGMIASSHDSSSLDCPICAGRVASTAEEDVTTNEPQHVAATGRPSSNDAIEHTGKRQQREQQPPGLPGHQLDVTTQTEPVVQPPSQLQSVHAHSASTTSSASTTTTKSTKSSGAGRPQIKFSPDTKQQDSSSSHGVIHGRQSGGGGASGSSSSGSGTGAKRKERKHKG, via the exons ATGGAGCAGCCACTGGTGGTGCAGGCGGAGTACTCCTTCATGGGCAGCAACAACGACGAGCTGTGCTTCCAGAAAGGAGACATCATCACGGTCACCCAGCGCGAGGACGGCGGCTGGTGGGAGGGCACCCTCAACGACAAGACTGGCTGGTTCCCCAGCAACTATGTCAACGAATGCAAAGGCCAGCTACCGCTGACAGAGACCATCCGGCCGCCGGAGGAGATCCAGGAGTACCGCTCGGTCGTCCTCAAGGATCTCCTCGACTCGGAGCGGGCTCATGTGGCCGAGCTGCAGGGTCTGCTCGAGAATTTCCTGGAGCCCATGCAACAGACACAAAT ACTCAGCCAGGATGAGTATGCCCAGCTGATGTGCAACTTTGTGGAGATTGTTCGTACCCACGAGGAGCTGCTCATCCAGATCGAGGAGTGCAACGACCGGGTGGGCAAGCTATTCCTCACCAGTGCCCCCCTGATGAAGAAGGTGCACCAGGCCTATTGTGCCTCCCATCCCAAGGCAATAGTTATTCTGGACAAGTACAA AGACGAACTTGAAAAGTATATGGAAAGGCAGGGAGCAGCCACCCCAGGACTACTAGTGCTCACCACCGGCCTCTCGAAGCCCTTCCGCCGACTGGACAAGTACTCGGCCATGCTGCAAGAGCTGGAGCGGCACATGGAGAGCAGTCATCCGGATCGGGGCGACACCCAGCGCAGTGTGGCGGTCTACAAGGACATAGCAGCCACCTGCTCGGCCACTCGCAGGCAGAAGGAGCTCGAGCTGCAGGTGCTGACCGGGCCAGTGCGTGGCTGGCAGGGTCAGGAGCTGAGCACCCTTGGCGACATCATCCACATGGGCAGTGTGGCGGTGGGAGCTGACCACCGGGATCGCTACTTTGTGCTCTTCCCCCAGACCTTGCTATTCCTGAGCGTCAGCCAGCGCATGAGTGCCTTCATTTATGAG GGCAAACTTCCTCTGACTGGGATTATAGTGAACCGCCTGGAGGACACGGATGCCATCAAGAATGCTTTCGAGATCAGCAGCCCCTTGATAGACCGCATCGTGGCCGTCTGCCAGGGACCCAACGAGGCCAACAAGTGGGTGGAGCTGCTCAACGCCAACAATCCCACCCTGCCGATGGGCATCAAGCGGCAGCTGAGCAACCTGAGCAACTCCTCGCTGGGCCACCTGAACGCCTCCCAC CTGAGTCAGCACCTGGATTCGCGCGGCTACTGCACGCGGTTCTCGCTCTGCGCCTACTACTCCAGTCCACCTGGCCAGGTGCCGCCCCTGCGCTTGACCCTGCCGCCCAAGAACTATCCGCCCACGGCTCCGTACGCCAATCTGAGCGCCCACTTTGCCAGGCTGGTGAAGGGCGGCGGTCTCAGGAGCGCCATCGTGAAGATGCTTCTCTATCCGCAGGCTCGCCAGAGCATTGATCTCAAGAGGATTGCGTTGCGAAAGAAGCGATGCCACAAAGctgcggccaagctgaagaaCCTCAACGGCAACCAGGAGTCGGGGCAGTCGGAGCTGGAGCGGCAGGACGCCATTGAACTGCCCACGGACTCGGAGAGCTACGAGGATGACTTCGAGGATGGGGACTTTCTGCATTCCTGTGACTCGGATCCGTTTGAGTATGTCCAGTTCTACCAGAACAAGCGGAACGATTCCATGTGCAACTCCACGGGAACCTTTGTGGACCACGGCACAGGTGCCAGGCGGCACTGCTCCTCCATTAATCTCATCAAGCTGGACTCCCTGGACACGGACGAAGTGCTGGCCCAGAACGAACTCAAGAAGGAGTCCCTTGTTATTGGTTCCAAGGCTCTGAGGGCTCTGGCCCACAAATCCCTTAATCGAAATTCCAGCGTACACACCTCCACGGCCACTTTGGAGCTGGGGACTGGCGGCAGCATCACCAACTGCGTGGAGGAGTTCTCGCTCCAGCAGCAGAGCTCCGATGCCAGCTCCATGTATGCAGCCAGGTTGGGCGGGGCGTTCACCGCCTGCGAGAACCTGGCGAGCATGCCGGATGATCTCAGCCGGGAGCCGGGTGTCCCAGAGCCGGCACATCCGCTCCCTCCCTCTCCGACAGAACGCCACAGCATGCCCAGTATCTTTGTGGGCAATCGCTTCAATGTCAGCAAGAACACGGAGGTGTATGTGCCCACCTGGCGAGACCGCCAGGATATGCAGAACCAGAGCGTGGATGCCGGCCagttggaggaggaggaggagctgcaCTCCAGCTCTATGGATCTACCCGCTGCCTGCCGGTCTGCTCCGGATAAGCTGCAGGCCGAGTTGCTCTACAACTACGATGAGGTCATGCAGAATCCCCTGAAGCTGCAGCGGGAGGCCACTCCCTTCCAGGGCCACAATCTCAATTCGGACAAGCGGGTGTCCCACAAAAGCGACAGTCCCTCGACGGGAAATCCTAAGCCGGACTCGAGTGCTGCCGTCCGGAGTAGTTCCACCACGGAACTCTGCATTGAAACCAACTCCAAGAAGCGAAACCCACCGCCGGAGAGGAGTAGAGACTCCATTAGGCGCTGCATCAGCTACCAGTTCCTGCAGATGTCCAATCGCCCAGGTCCACCTCCGCCACCCCCACGCCGAGACAAAGACCTCCACCTGGACACCAAGTGCCGCTGCTGCGAGAGCTCCCAGTGCCCCAGCCCGCGCTCCAGTGACAGCGGAATGGCCGGCAGCTGCACCATCACCTCACCAGATCCCCCCAATCCAGAATCCTACTTCCCGCTGACCGAAACTGGCCAGGATATGCTGGACAATGTGGAGCCAGAGCGGTTCGATGTGTGTGGCATGTTCCGGGAGAAGTTCCTGACGCCAGAGGCCACGCAGGATGAGGAAGTGGAACCTCCAGACGAGCAAGCGGAGCACCAGCAGCTGCCGGAAGAGCCCACCACTCCTACCAACCGCAAAGAGGACTCCCCCTGCATCAGTACCGCTCAAGTGCAGGTCAACTCGCGGAGCATTTTCCTGCCCTCCAGCTCGAGTATGGACGAGACGCACCGGAATCCGCACACCAATGATCTCCTcttcagctccagctccacgGACCGACTGGGGCAGCAGGAGACCTTCCGGTCGGGCATGTACGCTCACTGGTGGAAGAAGGAGCGCCTGCCGCCGGAGGTGGTGCGCGGCATAGCCCATGCCTACAACAAGAGTTTGACTTCCAAGGACTCAAAGGACTCGGGCTCTGTGTGCTCCAGCTGCTACTGTTCGCTGGGGGCCAGCGGATACAGCGAGGGTGCCCTGTACTGTTCCATTTGCGCTGATTTCTACAGCGGCAGCACCACCAGTACCACGAACACCACAACGACCACCGCCTCCTCCTGCTGTCCGCTGTGTAGCGAGGACGAGGGCATGATCGCCTCCAGCCACGACTCGTCCTCGCTGGACTGTCCCATCTGTGCGGGCCGCGTTGCTTCGACGGCCGAAGAAG ATGTCACCACCAACGAGCCACAGCATGTTGCTGCCACCGGGCGTCCGTCCTCCAACGACGCCATCGAACATACCGGGAAGCGGCAACAGCGGGAGCAACAGCCACCAGGGCTCCCCGGCCACCAACTCGATGTCACAACACAAACGGAGCCAGTCGTTCAACCACCATCTCAGCTACAATCAGTACACGCCCACTCAGCCTCCACCACATCATCTGCatccaccacaaccaccaAGTCTACCAAGTCATCTGGGGCCGGTCGTCCCCAGATTAAGTTCAGCCCAGACACCAAGCAGCAAGACAGCAGCTCCAGTCACGGGGTCATCCATGGACGGCAGtccggcggcggcggcgcttcaggcagcagcagcagcggcagcggcacaGGGGCCAAGCGCAAGGAAAGGAAGCACAAAGG CTAA